One Setaria viridis chromosome 5, Setaria_viridis_v4.0, whole genome shotgun sequence genomic region harbors:
- the LOC117855674 gene encoding peroxidase 2: MAASIKLCLLVSCALVLATACDGLQVGYYRKTCPRAEALVRAEVKKAVRANTGVGAGLIRMLFHDCFVEGCDASVLLDPTAANPQPEKLGAPNNPSLRGYEVIDAAKAAVEKACPGTVSCADIVAFAGRDASYLLSHAKVSFHMPAGRLDGRKSLASETLTFLPGPSSNLSSLVSAFAAKGLSVEDVVVLSGAHSIGRSHCSSFVQARLSSPSDIAAPLATQLRKQCPASPTAANDPTVTQDVVSPDALDNQYYKNVLARKVLFTSDAALLSAPNTARMVRANARFPGSWEKKFAKAMVKMAAIGVKTGRDGEIRRNCRLVN; this comes from the exons ATGGCTGCCAGCATTAAGCTCTGCTTACTAGTCTCGTGCGCTCTGGTTCTGGCCACGGCGTGCGATGGCCTGCAGGTGGGCTACTACAGGAAGACGTGCCCCAGGGCCGAGGCCCTCGTGAGGGCCGAGGTGAAGAAGGCCGTTCGCGCCAACACCGGCGTCGGCGCTGGCCTCATCCGCATgctcttccacgactgcttcgtcgaG GGCTGCGACGCGTCCGTGCTCCTCGACCCGACGGCGGCGAACCCGCAGCCGGAGAAGCTGGGGGCGCCCAACAACCCCAGCCTGCGTGGCTACGAGGTGATCGACGCGGCCAAGGCCGCCGTCGAGAAGGCCTGCCCCGGCAcggtctcctgcgccgacatcgtcGCCTTCGCCGGGCGCGACGCGTCCTATCTCCTCAGCCACGCTAAGGTCAGCTTCCACATGCCGGCGGGGCGGCTGGACGGGCGCAAGTCCCTCGCCAGCGAGACCCTCACGTTCCTGCCCGGCCCCTCCTCCAACCTCTCCAGCCTCGTCTCCGCCTTCGCCGCCAAGGGGCTCAGCGTCGAGGACGTGGTGGTGCTCTCCGGCGCGCACTCCATTGGCCGGTCCCACTGCTCGTCCTTCGTCCAGGCACGCCTGAGCTCGCCGTCCGACATCGCCGCTCCGCTGGCGACGCAGCTGAGGAAGCAGTGCCCGGCCAGCCCGACCGCTGCCAACGATCCGACGGTGACCCAGGACGTGGTCTCCCCGGACGCGCTGGACAACCAATACTACAAGAACGTGCTGGCGCGCAAGGTGCTGTTCACGTCGGACGCCGCGCTGCTGTCGGCGCCCAACACCGCGAGGATGGTGCGCGCCAACGCCAGGTTCCCGGGTTCGTGGGAGAAGAAGTTCGCCAAGGCGATGGTGAAGATGGCCGCCATCGGCGTGAAGaccggccgcgacggcgagaTCAGGAGGAACTGCAGGCTCGTCAACTAA
- the LOC117856279 gene encoding peroxidase 12-like produces MVAAAAVKAVNDIRDRLEKACGRVVSCADIVTLAARDSVVLGGGPAYKVPLGRRDGLAPASEDAILGALSGGHTVGIAHCGSFEKRLFPTQDPTLNQWFAGQLRLTCPVEGATNTTVNDIRTPNTFDNKYYVDLLAVVAGGGGRRPEQVFFYFFQQLYAECFLATRQTENTRQNLVCRHIFCRVPFAVPLALGEFLVSRS; encoded by the coding sequence atggtggcggcggcggcggtcaagGCCGTCAACGACATCCGCGACCGCCTCGAGAAGGCCTGCGGCCgcgtcgtctcctgcgccgacatcgtcaccctcgccgcccgcgactCCGTGGTCCTGGGTGGCGGCCCGGCGTACAAGGTGCCCCTGGGCCGGCGCGACGGCCTGGCACCGGCGTCGGAGGACGCCATCCTCGGCGCGCTCTCCGGCGGGCACACCGTCGGCATCGCCCACTGCGGGTCCTTCGAGAAGCGGCTGTTCCCGACGCAGGACCCCACCCTCAACCAGTGGTTCGCCGGCCAGCTGCGGCTCACCTGCCCCGTCGAGGGCGCCACCAACACCACCGTCAACGACATCCGGACCCCCAACACCTTCGACAACAAGTACTACGTGGAcctgctggcggtggtggctggcggcggcggccggcggccggaacaggtttttttttatttttttcaacaattgtatgccgagtgttttctggccactcggcaaacagaaaacactcggcaaaaccttgTTTGCCGTCACatattttgccgtgtgccgtttgccgtgcccctggcactcggcgaatttcttgtttcccgtagttga
- the LOC117859253 gene encoding uncharacterized protein yields MGSEGPSVVTVHVTGFKKFIEVPENPTEKIVSNLKSYMEKRGLPKNLVLGSCTVLEVAGQGALGKLYEVLGSAISDREEGSHIIWIHFGVSGGLPRFALENQAVNDATFACPDELGWKPQRVPIVPSDGDISRVRKTTLPVNELTKMLRKIGHDVMRSDDADRFVCNYVYYHSLRFAEEHGIKSLFVHVPLFSTIDEAVQMHFVASVLEAVASLN; encoded by the exons ATGGGATCAGAAGGACCTTCAGTTGTGACTGTCCATGTTACTGGATTCAAGAAGTTTATTGAAGTTCCTGAGAACCCAACTGAGAAAATAGTGAGCAACCTTAAGTCTTATATGGAAAAGAGAGGGTTGCCAAAAAACCTGGTACTTGGAAGCTGCACGGTTCTTGAAGTCGCAGGGCAGGGTGCACTTGGAAAGCTATATGAAGTTTTAGGGTCAGCTATTTCAGACAGAGAGGAAGGGTCGCACATAATTTGG ATACACTTTGGGGTCAGTGGTGGTTTACCAAGATTTGCGCTTGAGAATCAAGCTGTTAATGACGCCACCTTTGCTTGTCCTGATGAGCTAGGATGGAAACCTCAG AGGGTCCCTATTGTACCATCTGATGGAGACATCTCACGGGTTAGAAAG ACTACCCTTCCAGTTAATGAATTAACCAAGATGCTTCGAAAGATTGGCCACGATGTGATGCGTTCAGATGATGCTGATCGATTTGTATGCAACTATGTGTACTATCATTCTCTCCGCTTCGCAGAGGAACATGGCATCAAATCTCTGTTTGTGCATGTGCCCCTCTTCTCGACAATTGATGAAGCAGTTCAGATGCATTTTGTTGCTTCCGTTCTTGAAGCTGTTGCTAGCTTGAACTAG
- the LOC117858574 gene encoding NADH dehydrogenase [ubiquinone] 1 alpha subcomplex subunit 6, with the protein MAFTMRAVKVPPNSASLEEARHRVFDFFKQACRSIPTVMEIYNLDDVVTPSQLRSTIAKEIRKNQNVTNPKVIDMLLFKGTEELNNIVEHAKQRHHVIGQYVIGQEGLVHELGSKDQGSSDFLKKFYTSNYF; encoded by the exons ATGGCGTTCACGATGCGCGCGGTGAAGGTGCCCCCGAACTCGGCGTcgctggaggaggcgcggcACCGCGTGTTCGACTTCTTCAAGCAGGCCTGCCGCTCCATCCCCACCGTCATGGAGATCTACAACCTCGACGACGTCGTCACCCCCTCCCAGCTCCGCTCCACCATCGCGAAGGAGATCCGCAAGAACCAGAACGTCACCAACCCCAAG gTTATTGATATGCTTCTGTTCAAGGGGACGGAGGAGCTGAATAACATAGTTGAGCACGCAAAGCAGCGCCATCACGTGATTGGGCAGTATGTGATCGGCCAAGAGGGCCTTGTGCATGAGCTGGGCTCAAAGGACCAAGGAAGTTCTGATTTCCTGAAGAAATTCTACACTAGCAATTACTTCTGA